A window from Betta splendens chromosome 1, fBetSpl5.4, whole genome shotgun sequence encodes these proteins:
- the slkb gene encoding STE20-like kinase b isoform X1, translating to MSFFNFRKIFKLGSEKRKKQYEHVRRDENPEEIWEMIGELGDGAFGKVFKAQNKQTGVLAAAKVIDTKTEEELEDYMVEIDILASCDHQNIVKLLDAFYYESKLWILIEFCAGGAVDAVMLELERALTEPQIRVVCKQTLQALIYLHDNKIIHRDLKAGNILLTLDGDVKLADFGVSAKNTKTLQRRDSFIGTPYWMAPEVVMCETSKDRPYDYKADIWSLGVTLIELAQVEPPNHEMNPMRVLLKIAKSDPPTLMQPSRWSPEFSDFLKRCLDKNVDNRWSAAQLLQGLMCSAKSEPLSYIEAERGTLRIYSAVLRRLLSESSMGLKIQNSSLPPVKVLVSKKLHILRPAIEYVQEISKLKKHSFVSSVKDNKPLRDLIAEAKAEVTEEIEDQKEEEEEEETAEAHLGHKRAPSDVSIASSEDEKIPLSPSILESVPEKGEAIIPLALPHEVPLGNVLDSSFVEEPATPGDKASNTPDGKGAVETKYPDEGGDASTPEPETVPEVPAKEVQQLETAAENEKEVDTAELSAIEQTESIGVTETPQEEKVAAVEEPNPALAEEGEESPYQHLKVVLTLPDHDKAVPVEENGKEPAEEDKINTEDEKKVPDKAKDDKERDSDSGRGSVADNSSVDLNLSISSFLSKTKEPGSVSIQDTKRQKKTLKKTRKFIVDGVEVSVTTSKIITDNDTKNEEMRFLRRQELRELRLLQKEEQRAQQQLSNKLQQQKEQIYRRFEQETTSKKRQYDQEVENLERQQKQTIEKLEQEHTNRLRDEAKRIKAEQDKELSKYQNMLKNRKKEEQEFLQKQQQDLDSALKKIIQQHKHELSTIERDCLNHKQQLLRAREAAMWELEERHLQEKHQLFKQQLKDQYFMQRHQLLKRHEKEMEQMQRYNQRLIEEMKNKQTQERARLPKIQRSEAKTRMAMFKKSLRITGAVITPEQEREKVKQFAAQEEKRQKNERLHQHQKHENQMRDLQLQCDTNVRELQQLQNEKCHLLIEHETQKLKELDEEHSLELKEWREKLRPRKKALEEEFARKLQEQEVFFKMSGESECLNPSTQSRISKFYPIPSVHSTGF from the exons ATCCTCATCGAGTTTtgtgcaggaggagctgtggaTGCTGTCATGCTTG AGTTGGAGCGAGCTTTAACAGAGCCTCAGATCCGAGTGGTGTGTAAGCAGACTCTGCAAGCCCTCATTTACCTCCATGACAACAAAATCAtccacagagacctgaaggCTGGCAACATCCTGCTCACACTGGATGGTGATGTCAAGCTGG CTGACTTTGGCGTGtctgcaaaaaacacaaaaacgtTGCAGAGGAGAGACTCTTTTATTGGAACACCTTACTG GATGGCACCTGAGGTGGTGATGTGTGAGACTTCCAAGGATCGTCCATACGACTACAAGGCAGATATCTGGTCTCTCGGCGTCACTTTAATTGAGCTGGCACAAGTTGAGCCGCCCAATCACGAGATGAACCCCATGAGAGTCCTGCTGAAAATAGCTAAGTCTGATCCTCCTACTCTGATGCAGCCATCACGCTG GTCCCCAGAGTTCAGCGATTTCTTAAAGCGTTGTTTGGACAAGAATGTAGACAACAGATGGAGTGCTGCACAACTTCTACAG GGTTTAATGTGCTCGGCCAAATCAGAGCCACTTAGTTACATAGAAGCAGAGCGGGGCACACTAAGGATATACAGTGCAGTGCTGCGAAGATTATTAAGTGAATCTTCAATGGGTTTGAAAATACAGAACAGCAGTCTGCCACCAGTGAAGGTTTTGGTATCAAAGAAGCTGCATATTTTGAGACCAGCTATTGAATATGTGCAGGAGATTTCGAAGTTAAAGAAG CATTCCTTTGTGTCCAGTGTGAAAGACAACAAGCCACTGAGGGATCTTATAGCCGAGGCAAAGGCAGAGGTTACAGAGGAGATAGAAGAtcagaaagaggaagaagaggaggaagagacagcAGAAGCCCACCTG GGCCATAAACGCGCCCCATCTGATGTCAGCATTGCCAGTTCAGAGGATGAAAAGATCCCCCTGTCCCCCTCTATCCTGGAGTCAGTCCCTGAGAAGGGTGAGGCCATTATTCCCTTAGCTTTGCCCCATGAGGTTCCCCTTGGGAATGTGTTGGATTCTAGCTTTGTGGAAGAACCTGCCACCCCTGGAGACAAAGCTTCAAACACACCAGATGGAAAAGGAGCGGTAGAAACAAAGTATccagatgaaggaggagatgcTTCcacaccagaaccagagactgtACCAGAAGTGCCTGCTAAGGAAGTACAGCAACTagaaactgctgctgagaaTGAAAAAGAAGTGGACACAGCTGAGCTTTCAGCCATTGAACAGACAGAGAGCATAGGGGTCACAGAAACTCCTCAGGAAGAAAAAGTGgctgctgtggaggaaccaAACCCTGCATTGGCGGAGGAAGGCGAGGAGAGCCCCTATCAACATCTGAAAGTGGTACTAACACTACCGGACCATGACAAAGCTGTCCCAGTGGAGGAGAATGGCAAAGAACCTGCAGAGGaggataaaataaatacagaagATGAAAAGAAAGTGCCAGACAAAGCTAAGGATGACAAGGAAAGAGATTCAGACTCTGGCAGGGGCTCTGTGGCAGATAACAGCAGTGTAGACTTGAACCTGTCCATCTCAAGCTTCCTCTCCAAAACTAAAGAACCTGGATCTGTTTCCATACAG GACACTAAGCgccagaaaaaaacactaaaaaagaCCCGCAAATTCATTGTGGATGGTGTAGAAGTCAGTGTGACTACATCAAAGATCATCACTGACAATGATACCAAGAATGAGGAAATGAGATTCCTGAG ACGCCAAGAGCTGAGGgagctgcgtctgctgcagaaggaggagcagagagctcagcagcagctcagcaacaagcttcagcagcagaaagaacAGATCTACCGCCGCTTCGAACAGGAGACCACA AGTAAGAAGCGTCAGTATGACCAGGAGGTAGAGAACCTGGAGCGGCAGCAGAAGCAAACCATCGAGAAGCTAGAGCAGGAACACACCAACCGTCTCCGGGATGAGGCCAAACGCATCAAAGCCGAGCAGGACAAAGAGCTGTCCAAGTACCAGAACATGCTGAAGAACCGCAAGAAAGAG GAGCAAGAGTTTcttcaaaagcagcagcaggacctggacAGCGCTTTGAAGAAGATTatccaacaacacaaacacgagcTCTCAACCATTGAGAGAGACTGCCTCaaccacaagcagcagcttctcagaG CCAGGGAGGCTGCCATGTGGGAGCTGGAAGAGCGTCATCTGCAGGAGAAACACCAGCTatttaaacagcagctcaaaGACCAGTACTTCATGCAGAGGCACCAGCTGCTTAAGAGGCATGAGAAG GAGATGGAGCAGATGCAGCGTTACAACCAGCGTCTCATCGAGGAGATGAAGAACAAACAGACGCAGGAGAGAGCCAGGCTGCCCAAGATTCAGCGCAGTGAAGCCAAGACTCGCATGGCCATGTTCAAAAAGAGTCTCCGTATCACTGGAGCCGTCATCACTCctgagcaggagagggagaaggtcaAACAG TTTGCAGCtcaggaagagaagagacagaagaacGAGAGGCTTCACCAGCatcaaaaacatgaaaaccaGATGAGAGACCTACAGCTGCAATGTGACACCAACGTCCGagagcttcagcagctgcag aatGAAAAGTGCCACCTGCTGATCGAACATGAGACCCAGAAGCTGAAAGAGCTGGATGAGGAGCACAGCCTGGAGCTGAAGGAATGGAGAGAGAAACTACGACCTAGGAAGAAG GCCCTGGAGGAAGAGTTtgccaggaagctgcaggaacaggaagtgttcTTCAAGATGAGTGGCGAGTCGGAGTGCCTTAACCCATCCACCCAGAGCCGCATCTCTAAATTTTACCCAATCCCCAGTGTCCACTCCACTGGTTTCTAG